The following proteins come from a genomic window of Bacilli bacterium:
- a CDS encoding response regulator → MIQLLIVDDEPHVVDRLANTIDWPSMGVEGVHTAYSGEEALNILSVNHMDIVITDIQMPGISGLDLIREIGKRWKAIKCVLLSGHAEFAYAQEAIRQGVDDYILKPVTVENLLNVVAKVIADLRLEWEERVSQQRIEQTLRENLPLLRGNLLDDLLKGRQYAETTLREKLRLLELRFSLNETCTLMMIRLDNDFTDYDFHNRSLIEYAIGNIAEEIFGGNFLVWHCKDAHDYLVFLLSPNPDSGRGNLNVRHELQRASTQLQAAVKNYLKGNISISLSREGFFPRDIVKMYNSCISAMRQHIGNEHELIMTVSDEMEQVEIQTLNSLYELPTLTQLLEAGRWDDSVGKLKQIFKELGEKGTQSVELPLEVFFAISAAFAHITHKNGLSLSSVTGLANDNWFQEYPFRSLEQLEKWSMRVLNHLKDHMDQETKDSRKRIIHEVREFVEQNLAKDVSLQAIADHVHMHPVYISKIYKSETGQKLSDFVYQYRMEMASYLLAHTSHKIYEIAEMVGYQRAHSFIHVFKKHYGVTPQEYREQRIGLDVAPPKK, encoded by the coding sequence ATGATCCAGTTGCTGATTGTAGACGATGAACCGCATGTTGTCGACCGCCTGGCCAACACAATCGACTGGCCGAGCATGGGCGTCGAAGGCGTGCATACGGCGTATTCCGGCGAAGAAGCGTTGAACATCCTGTCCGTCAACCATATGGATATCGTCATTACCGATATTCAAATGCCGGGAATAAGCGGTTTGGATCTGATTCGGGAAATCGGAAAACGGTGGAAAGCGATTAAATGCGTTTTACTGTCGGGCCATGCGGAATTCGCCTACGCCCAGGAAGCGATCAGACAGGGGGTGGACGATTATATTTTAAAGCCGGTCACGGTGGAAAATCTCTTGAACGTGGTGGCAAAAGTAATCGCCGACTTGCGCTTGGAATGGGAAGAACGGGTATCCCAGCAGAGAATTGAACAGACGTTGCGGGAGAACCTCCCCCTTTTGCGGGGCAATTTGCTGGATGACTTGCTTAAAGGGCGGCAGTATGCGGAAACGACACTGCGGGAAAAATTGCGGTTGTTGGAACTCCGGTTTTCCCTGAACGAGACGTGCACCCTGATGATGATTCGCCTGGATAACGATTTTACCGATTATGATTTTCATAATCGTTCTTTAATCGAATATGCGATCGGCAATATTGCCGAGGAAATTTTTGGCGGGAACTTTCTCGTATGGCATTGCAAAGACGCCCATGATTATTTGGTGTTCTTGCTTTCGCCCAATCCGGACAGCGGCCGGGGAAATCTGAACGTTCGCCATGAGCTGCAGCGGGCTTCGACCCAATTGCAAGCAGCCGTAAAAAATTATTTGAAGGGGAATATATCCATCTCGCTTAGCAGAGAGGGTTTTTTCCCGCGAGATATCGTCAAAATGTATAACAGTTGCATCTCGGCAATGCGGCAGCATATCGGCAATGAACATGAATTGATCATGACCGTCAGCGACGAGATGGAACAGGTTGAAATCCAAACATTGAACAGCTTGTATGAGCTTCCGACGCTCACCCAGTTGCTGGAGGCGGGACGGTGGGACGACTCTGTCGGCAAATTGAAGCAGATCTTTAAAGAACTGGGCGAAAAAGGAACGCAGTCCGTCGAATTGCCGCTGGAGGTTTTTTTCGCGATTTCCGCGGCCTTTGCCCATATTACGCACAAGAACGGGCTTTCCTTGTCTTCCGTAACCGGCTTGGCCAATGACAACTGGTTTCAGGAATACCCGTTTCGTTCCCTTGAACAGCTGGAAAAATGGTCCATGCGCGTGTTAAATCATCTGAAAGACCATATGGATCAGGAAACAAAGGATTCCAGAAAGCGTATTATTCACGAGGTGCGGGAGTTTGTCGAGCAAAATCTCGCCAAGGATGTTTCGCTGCAGGCTATTGCCGATCACGTGCATATGCATCCCGTCTACATTTCCAAAATATATAAATCGGAAACCGGACAAAAACTGAGCGATTTTGTTTATCAATACCGGATGGAAATGGCCAGCTACCTGCTCGCGCACACGTCGCACAAAATATATGAAATCGCGGAAATGGTGGGGTATCAGCGGGCCCATTCGTTTATTCATGTGTTCAAAAAGCATTATGGCGTGACGCCGCAGGAATATCGCGAGCAAAGGATCGGCCTCGATGTTGCGCCGCCTAAGAAGTAA
- the rpsF gene encoding 30S ribosomal protein S6, giving the protein MRKYEVMYIIRSDIEQEAIDATVEKVQGIITGGNGEVTKNEVLGKRRLAYEIKKFRDGIYVVVNFTAGPEVVKELDRLLKISDEIIRHIIVQDVVA; this is encoded by the coding sequence ATGCGCAAATATGAAGTCATGTACATTATTCGCTCCGATATCGAACAGGAGGCAATCGACGCGACGGTTGAGAAAGTACAAGGCATCATCACCGGCGGAAACGGCGAAGTAACGAAGAATGAAGTGCTTGGCAAACGCCGCCTTGCGTATGAGATCAAGAAGTTCCGGGATGGAATTTACGTGGTTGTAAATTTCACGGCCGGTCCGGAAGTTGTGAAAGAACTGGACCGCTTGCTGAAAATCAGCGACGAAATTATCCGCCACATTATCGTCCAAGACGTCGTGGCGTAA
- the dgoD gene encoding galactonate dehydratase: MKITDFDLYLVPPRWLFLKISTDEGICGWGEPVIEGRAATVAAAVAELMQYLVGKNPLNIEDHWNVLYRGGFYRGGPILMSAIAGIDQALWDIKGKYHGAPVHQLLGGSCRDRIRVYTWIGGDRPSDVGEAAQKAAEAGFTAVKMNATEEMQIIDSYEKIDRAVARIAAIREKVGKDLGIGVDFHGRVHKPMAKILARELKPYRPMFIEEPVLPEQNDALREIAGQAGIPIATGERMYSRWDFKRVLASGWVDIIQPDLSHAGGITEVRKIAAMAEAYDVALAPHCPLGPIALAACLQVDAVSYNAFIQEQSLGIHYNQDNDLLDYVLDRSVFAYVDGYVKIPDGPGLGVEINEEYVKERALRGHNWKNPVWRHSDGSVAEW, from the coding sequence GTGAAAATAACGGACTTTGATTTATATTTGGTGCCGCCAAGATGGCTGTTTTTGAAAATAAGCACCGACGAAGGAATTTGCGGCTGGGGGGAGCCGGTAATTGAGGGCAGAGCGGCTACAGTTGCCGCCGCTGTAGCGGAATTGATGCAATATTTGGTCGGCAAAAACCCGTTGAATATTGAAGACCATTGGAACGTTCTGTACCGGGGCGGCTTCTACCGGGGCGGTCCAATCCTGATGAGCGCCATTGCCGGCATCGATCAGGCTTTGTGGGATATTAAGGGCAAATACCATGGAGCGCCGGTGCATCAACTGCTGGGCGGATCGTGCCGCGATCGCATTCGCGTTTATACGTGGATCGGCGGCGACCGGCCGAGCGATGTCGGAGAAGCTGCGCAAAAAGCGGCGGAGGCCGGGTTTACGGCGGTGAAAATGAACGCGACGGAAGAGATGCAGATCATTGACAGCTACGAAAAAATTGATCGCGCCGTAGCCAGAATTGCCGCCATTCGCGAAAAGGTCGGAAAAGATCTCGGCATCGGCGTGGATTTCCACGGCCGCGTGCATAAGCCGATGGCGAAAATTTTGGCGCGCGAACTCAAGCCTTATCGCCCCATGTTCATTGAGGAGCCGGTTTTACCCGAACAAAACGATGCCTTGCGGGAAATTGCCGGGCAAGCCGGCATCCCGATCGCGACAGGCGAGCGCATGTATTCGCGCTGGGACTTCAAACGCGTTTTGGCAAGCGGTTGGGTCGATATTATTCAGCCCGATCTGTCGCATGCCGGCGGAATCACCGAAGTGCGAAAAATCGCGGCGATGGCGGAAGCTTATGATGTCGCCCTGGCGCCGCATTGCCCGCTTGGGCCGATCGCCCTGGCCGCTTGTCTGCAAGTTGACGCCGTTTCGTACAATGCTTTTATACAAGAGCAAAGCTTAGGCATTCATTACAATCAGGACAATGATCTGCTGGATTATGTTTTGGATCGCTCGGTTTTTGCTTATGTCGACGGTTATGTGAAAATTCCCGACGGTCCCGGCCTCGGCGTCGAGATCAATGAAGAATATGTGAAAGAACGAGCCTTGCGAGGCCACAACTGGAAAAATCCGGTGTGGCGGCATTCGGACGGCTCGGTAGCGGAATGGTGA